The segment GATGATCGTCACCGTGTCGCAGAGGTCCTCGACCTCGGCGAGGATGTGGCTGGAGAGCAGGACCGTGCGCCCGGCCGCGACCGCGTCGCGGACACACTGCTGGAACACCTCCTCCATCAGCGGATCGAGCCCGGACGTCGGCTCGTCGAGGATCAGCAGGTCGGTGGGGGCGGCGAACGCGGCGACGAGCACCACCTTCTGCCGGTTGCCCTTGGAGTAGGTGCGGACCAGCCGGCGGGGGTCGAGCGCGAACGCGTCGGCGAGGCGCCGCTCGGCGTCGGCGTCGCGTCGGCCCCGCAGACCGGCGAACGCGTCCAGGATTTCCTGTCCGGTCAGGTTCGGCCACAGGGTGACCTCACCGGGCACGTACGAGATCCGGGCGGTGACCTCGGCCGCGCGCCGGGCCGGGTCATGACCGAGCACCCGAACGCGGCCTGACGTGGCCCGGTACAGGCCGAGCAGCACCCGGATCGTGGTCGACTTGCCGGCACCGTTGGGGCCGAGGAAACCGTGCACCTCGCCCCGCCCGACCCGCAGATCGAGACCGTCGACCGCGGTGAACACGCCGAACCGTTTGACCAGCGCGGCGACGTCGACAACCAGCTCTGTCACTCCGCCTGTCCCTTCTCGATCATGGCCAGGACCGCGTCGCCGATCACTTGGGCGATCCGCCTTTCGTTCGGTTCGGCGAGGCGTACATACAGGTCAACCGCCCTGCGGGCGACATTCAGGTCAATCGTTCGCAGCAGCCGCGGCAGGTCGGAACCGAGATGCCGGGCGACCCGGCCGACGACCGCTGCCGCGATCCGGTCCATCT is part of the Actinoplanes sp. NBC_00393 genome and harbors:
- a CDS encoding ABC transporter ATP-binding protein is translated as MTELVVDVAALVKRFGVFTAVDGLDLRVGRGEVHGFLGPNGAGKSTTIRVLLGLYRATSGRVRVLGHDPARRAAEVTARISYVPGEVTLWPNLTGQEILDAFAGLRGRRDADAERRLADAFALDPRRLVRTYSKGNRQKVVLVAAFAAPTDLLILDEPTSGLDPLMEEVFQQCVRDAVAAGRTVLLSSHILAEVEDLCDTVTIIKDGRLVESGRLADMRHLAASTVTARLPAEQAVMILQQLRQPGVSVDAGIDTVRLAVPRDRVGTVLAVLVDANADDITCTPAGLEDLFLRHYEVAAR